In Bombus fervidus isolate BK054 chromosome 11, iyBomFerv1, whole genome shotgun sequence, a single genomic region encodes these proteins:
- the LOC139992585 gene encoding uncharacterized protein isoform X1 — MESRERYQELCRLCASYDAVKMDIFGQEGKNRQLVDKIQACLPFKIAENDRLPKCLCYRCMYNLENFYDFRTACVNAVALLERCLSPSESNGDVTTILTCCNDSEFFEGRKSIPVLIPEAPIVNPNAALGTPPRLNSDGEADHETEEIDNSGTDEATVMDDSEDRHSEEYEMDMETNPSDFLEMTSIVAEEPEESGLKHQDVSSNLSEHTSQQHEVYVCSLCSKAFSSKGHLSLHARIHVGAGDVIGEKVLTDDHTSYKRPYQCDLCHKSYSTAKHRWGHVSTTHRGHPAVTCGYCSRIYSTRTNLEEHIKSRHAGLPAPTEVPLNNAYRPESRYQCNACGKVCTDAMELNLHGRICTEGQRLDLSGKNEISDNKVADSSEASSIGSDDDGKDYRSAEAKLAKNPQLTILKQALTKGDSLKRDFEDKFTTNCKPKKLPRTEHTDFQHTKKWYCESCPQCFTSVNDLKEHEATHDADKPFICLLCKKDFFLKSSLSRHIQTLHGVDPCPMVESDKCLKKIVSHNWNESMDVDSYEGKTSSEFPLSPDTNAENEDDHESGQENLIEIETVFVCEICTRDFNDRASLWLHIRATHKEFAAFACGVCLKICADNTQLLNHVNMYHGGSKLLLSEQRRYSCTICGRQHDSRKKLIAHVSIHNVDPNYDPATFVQLNSNYYGENINGNETAEQMLDYEEDSDKVDCYICYKSFPNEDHLIRHQRNAHRSEQLVLAGDPLNPSSLNGGGNRAQYHLFFVCELCGSSHPSKWERWLHVSSSHGNESAIKCDREDCGKIFATKSLRNEHIQHHAIQGSSPNTCEICGKLWGSRVDYWKHVMGVHSDTVPLICGVCLKVFPNVLQLSTHVRSKHWPLTNGDFSCDICGRPYSNKSKMSRHRKIHGFEESCENGAENSENKVEGRMRETELSCELCADLKFTSLEKLCNHRRIVHGLFPCDLCNKCYGRTSHLWKHVNRVHKGHEDVTCPYCMKTSASKDHLAAHISKIHRYEPDSRKDGKDSRQFKTEEVSLHYCEKCNKGFHKRYLLRRHMKGCQNYRKDPGALLTRCRACERIFKDRASLQKHIENHHSTYTCHLCNETITSKLGIMTHNRVKHMDHPDLTCNFGSCRKLFRTKEDLEAHRKDHKYHTTPNVCDFCGDTVENKLKLKMHVLSLHRNEIGVSCGVCLIPMKDPKELKNHVEEVHSSVLSRPNTCQVCGKQYASKWKAFDHTKKCHGKVFRTCKQCLAVFTEDSAIRDHYETIHNIPKDQLAAFEHRLDIGSKNEDFGIESPDIIVKEEPEDLEYEIDMCDEDSSDSKRRRSLTDTYDCEMCPEMFVNSDALSKHYRNMHNTDPERMFKRLKQDEQRRMRGKLNFSCKNCRRQFCTKTLYWNHVATCRRNIRKGEENLSLRNDMLSSQEEFLKNNNQIKKEEPTSDLNIPDFNLFEDINFQLSGQRPLPNLMPLTQRAKSSMKCSRKDSRKVYDESTNTECACEVCGKQWPAKKHLWQHLIRFHRAEAAVTCGVCLKLCKDYDDLAEHLKAAHEAILSTEGNNFTCKICGRYHNARSKLLLHTSIHIGHPGTSTWCPKCRKNITDEAAHSTTCNTKTEEGEQIMKNNEKAEGSLIADDAIIEEVEEGDFESEAEEEEADTEESESGSSTEAEEEHETEDESRATGEITYNSESEDSEELDNLEIDEKNMEHYPSKHLPESKSTETKKHDANLSDDDGPPVLSPMMPLLPENMSVEQPISHKLGPIVPLTEKDVCDLSEIRNRTSPKSMNLYEKRLSNNEPLELESEAFANRSDEDFEDTKNESDENTTEENEDNEEIEENDGIELNEDEDVEPGDNEEIEKNGDSELVEDNEENEENEDIEEMEENERNEGIDESEEHEENEEEDVEETDEENEEREENIQLDDLEGAVLMVTDGNQILIQQGILEDENENSNQEYVYSALRYSTEEDSDDARK, encoded by the exons ATGGAGTCCAGGGAACGCTATCAGGAGCTCTGCAGACTATGCGCATCCTACGACGCCGTCAAGATGGACATCTTCGGTCAAGAGGGCAAGAACAGACAGCTCGTTGACAAGATACAAGCTTGTCTGCCGTTTAAG atTGCAGAAAATGATCGACTACCAAAATGCCTCTGTTATCGGTGTATGtacaatttggaaaatttctatgattttAGAACAGCATGTGTTAATGCAGTGGCTCTCTTGGAAAGGTGTTTATCACCTTCAGAATcg AATGGAGATGTTACAACCATCTTGACGTGCTGTAATGATTCAGAGTTTTTCGAAGGACGGAAAAGTATACCAGTACTAATTCCAGAAGCTCCTATCGTAAATCCAAATGCTGCTTTAGGCACACCACCCAGATTGAATTCTGATGGAGAGGCTGATCATGAGACAGAAGAAATTGATAACAGTGGGACAGACGAAG CAACAGTCATGGACGACTCTGAAGATCGTCATTCAGAGGAGTATGAAATGGATATGGAGACAAATCCAAGTGATTTTTTGGAAATGACCTCGATAGTTGCAGAAGAACCTGAAGAATCAGGATTGAAACATCAAGATGTTTCTAGTAACTTATCAGAG CATACATCTCAACAACATGAAGTTTATGTTTGTTCCTTGTGCAGCAAAGCATTTAGTTCAAAGGGTCATTTGTCCTTGCATGCACGCATTCATGTTGGTGCCGGTGATGTGATTGGTGAAAAAGTTCTTACGGATGATCATACATCATATAAAAGGCCCTATCAGTGTGATCTCTGTCATAAATCATACTCCACTGCAAAACATCGTTGGGGTCATGTATCTACAACTCATAG AGGCCATCCGGCAGTGACATGTGGTTATTGTTCCCGTATCTACTCTACCCGAACAAATTTGGAAGAACATATAAAATCACGTCATGCTGGTCTTCCAGCACCTACGGAGGTTCCGCTGAACAATGCCTATCGGCCAGAAAGTAGATATCAATGCAATGCTTGTGGGAAGGTTTGCACGGATGCTATGGAATTGAATCTTCATGGTAGGATATGTACCGAAGGACAGAGATTAGATCTTTCAGGAAAAAACGAGATTAGCGATAATAAAGTTGCGGATAGTTCGGAAGCTTCAAGCATTGGAAGTGATGACGATGGCAAAGATTATAG aagtGCGGAAGCTAAATTAGCGAAAAATCctcaattaacaattttaaaacaaGCATTAACGAAAGGAGATAGCCTTAAGCGAGATTTTGAAGACAAATTTACTACAAATTGCAAACCAAAAAAATTACCGAGAACAG AGCATACTGACTTTCAACATACTAAGAAATGGTATTGTGAATCGTGTCCCCAATGTTTTACTTCAGTTAATGATTTAAAAGAACACGAAGCAACTCACGATGCGGATAAGCCATTTATTTGTCTTTTATGTAAAAAAGACTTTTTTCTGAAATCTTCTTTAAGCAGGCATATTCAAACATTACACGGAGTTGATCCATGTCCTATGGTGGAAAGTGATAAGTGTctaaagaaaattgtttcacaTAATTGGAATGAATCTATGGATGTCGATTCGTATGAGGGTAAAACCTCTTCTGAATTTCCATTGTCTCCAGAT ACAAATGCAGAAAATGAGGACGACCATGAGAGTGGACAAGAAAATCTCATTGAAATTGAAACTGTGTTTGTTTGTGAAATTTGTACTCGTGATTTTAATGACCGTGCGTCTCTTTGGCTTCATATTCGTGCTACTCACAAAGAATTTGCGGCATTTGCATGTGgtgtttgtttaaaaatttgtgcGGACAACACACAACTTTTGAACCATGTAAATATGTACCACGGCGGCTCGAAATTACTACTTTCCGAACAAAGAAG GTATAGTTGTACCATTTGTGGTAGGCAACATGATTccagaaaaaaattaattgctcATGTATCCATACATAATGTGGATCCAAATTATGATCCTGCTACCTTTGTTCAGttaaatagtaattattaCGGAGAGAACATCAACGGTAACGAAACTGCAGAACAAATGCTTGACTACGAAGAGGATAGCGATAAAGTGGActgttatatttgttataaatcgTTTCCTAATGAAGATCATTTAATacgacatcaaagaaatgcgcACAGA TCGGAACAATTAGTGCTAGCAGGAGATCCATTAAACCCTTCGAGTTTAAATGGTGGTGGTAACAGAGCTCAATATCATCTCTTTTTCGTTTGTGAACTTTGTGGAAGTTCACATCCTAGTAAATGGGAACGTTGGCTACATGTTAGTTCGTCTCATGGCAATGAATCAGCGATAAAATGTGATCGTGAAGATTGCGGTAAAATTTTTGCTACAAAATCTCTCAGAAACGAACATATTCAGCATCACGCGATTCAAGGTTCATCCCCAAATACTTGTGAAATTTGTGGTAAACTTTGGGGTAGTAGGGTTGATTATTGGAAGCATGTTATGGGCGTTCATTCGGATACTGTTCCATTAATTTGTGGTGTCTGCTTAAAAGTGTTTCCAAATGTTTTGCAACTGAGTACTCATGTAAGATCGAAACATTGGCCATTAACGAACGGTGACTTTAGCTGTGACATCTGTGGTAGACCATATTCGAATAAGTCTAAAATGTCCAGACATAGAAAAATCCATGGTTTTGAGGAAAGCTGTGAAAATGGGGCTGAAAATAGCGAGAATAAAGTAGAGGGACGAATGAGGGAAACAGAATTAAGTTGCGAGCTTTGTGCAGATTTGAAGTTTACCAGTTTAGAGAAATTATGTAATCATAGACGAATCGTTCATGGACTTTTCCCTTGCGATCTCTGTAATAAATGCTATGGAAGAACTTCACATTTATGGAAACATGTAAACAGAGTTCACAAAGGTCATGAAGATGTAACTTGCCCTTATTGTATGAAAACTAGTGCTTCAAAAGATCATTTAGCAGCGcacatttcaaaaattcataGATACGAACCTGACTCTAGAAAAGATGGGAAAGATAGTAGACAATTTAAAACCGAAGAAGTTAGTTTACATTATTgcgaaaaatgtaataaaggGTTTCACAAGCGGTATCTATTGCGTAGACATATGAAAGGATGCCAGAATTACAGGAAAGACCCTGGAGCATTATTAACAAGATGCAGAGCAtgtgaaagaatatttaaagatcgTGCCAGTTTACAAAAGCATATCGAGAATCATCATAGTACATACACGTGTCATCTTTGTAACGAAACAATTACCTCAAAATTAGGCATTATGACACATAACAGGGTGAAGCATATGGATCATCCAGATTTAACTTGCAATTTTGGATCTTGTAGGAAATTATTCAGAACTAAAGAAGATTTAGAAGCCCATAGAAAAGATCACAA ATATCATACCACTCCTAACGTTTGTGATTTCTGCGGTGATACCGTTGAAAATAAACTGAAGTTAAAAATGCACGTTTTATCTCTTCATCGCAATGAAATTGGTGTATCTTGCGGAGTGTGTTTAATACCAATGAAAGATCCGAAAGAACTTAAAAATCACGTAGAAGAAGTTCATTCCAGCGTTCTTTCAAGACCCAATACGTGTCAAGTTTGTGGGAAACAATACGCTTCAAAATGGAAAGCGTTTGATCATACTAAAAAATGCCATGGAAAAGTATTTAGGACTTGCAAACAATGTCTAGCTGTTTTCACCGAAGATTCTGCAATTAGAGATCATTATGAAACAATACATAATATACCCAAAGATCAACTTGCAGCATTTGAACATAGATTAGATATTGGGTCGAAAAACGAAGATTTTGGAATAGAG TCTCCTGATATAATAGTGAAAGAAGAACCAGAGGATTTAGAATATGAAATAGATATGTGCGATGAAGATTCTAGTGACTCAAAAAGGAGAAGGTCCTTAACGGATACCTACGATTGTGAAATGTGTCCAGAAATGTTTGTAAACAGCGATGCACTTTCAAAACATTATCGTAACATGCACAATACCGATCCAGAAAGAAtgtttaaaagattaaaacagGATGAACAGAGAAGAATGCGTGGTAAACTGAATTTCTCTTGCAAGAATTGTAGGCGACAATTTTGCACTAAAACATTATATTGGAACCATGTTGCAACTTGCAGGCGAAATATACGAAAAGGA GAGGAAAATTTATCTTTACGAAATGACATGTTAAGTAGCCAAGAAGAATTTTTGAAgaataataatcaaattaaGAAAGAGGAGCCTACATCAGATTTAAATATTCCTGACTTCAATCTTTTTGaggatataaattttcaactgTCTGGTCAGAGACCTCTCCCGAATCTTATGCCACTCACTCAGAG GGCGAAATCTTCAATGAAATGTTCAAGAAAGGATTCCAGGAAAGTTTATGATGAATCAACAAATACAGAATGTGCTTGCGAAGTGTGTGGAAAACAATGGCCAGCAAAGAAACATTTATGGCAACATTTAATTCGTTTCCATCGAGCGGAAGCAGCAGTCACTTGTGGAGTGTGCTTGAAACTTTGTAAAGATTATGATGATTTGGCAGAACATTTGAAAGCTGCACACGAAGCGATATTGTCAACCgaaggaaataattttacatgtaAAATTTGCGGCAG GTATCACAATGCTCGTAGTAAATTGTTATTACACACAAGTATTCACATCGGCCATCCAGGTACTAGTACTTGGTGTCCAAAATGTCGGAAAAATATTACCGATGAAGCTGCACATTCGACTACGTGTAATACGAAGACGGAAGAAGGAGaacaaataatgaaaaataatgaaaaagcgGAG GGAAGTCTAATAGCCGATGATGCGATAATTGAAGAAGTGGAAGAAGGGGATTTTGAATCtgaagcagaagaagaagaagcagataCAGAAGAGTCGGAAAGTGGTAGTAGTACCGAAGCCGAAGAAGAACATGAAACGGAAGATGAATCTAGAGCAACCGGAGAAATTACTTACAATTCAGAGAGTGAGGATTCGGAAGAACTGGATAATTTAGAAATCGATGAAAAGAACATGGAGCATTATCCTTCGAAACATCTTCCAGAATCCAAAAGTACAG AAACAAAGAAACACGATGCAAATTTATCGGATGATGATGGACCTCCTGTTCTCAGTCCCATGATGCCTCTGCTTCCTGAGAATATGTCTGTAGAACAGCCGATAAGTCATAAACTAGGCCCTATAGTGCCTCTAACTGAGAAAGACGTGTGCGATTTATCAGAGATTCGAAATCGAACCTCCCCGAAATCTATGAATCTATATGAAAAACGTTTATCTAATAACGAACCTCTAGAGTTGGAATCTGAAGCATTTGCAAATCGAAGCGATGAAGATTTTGAGGATACGAAGAACGAATCTGATGAAAACACCACCGAAGAGAACGAGGATAACGAGGAGATCGAGGAAAACGATGGAATAGAATTAAACGAAGACGAAGATGTAGAACCTGGAGATAACGaggaaattgagaaaaatgGGGACAGTGAACTGGTTGAAGATAACGAAGAGAACGAGGAAAACGAAGACattgaagaaatggaagagaacgaaagaaacgaaggaatcGATGAGTCAGAAGAACacgaagaaaacgaggaagaagaTGTTGAAGAGACAGACGAGGAAAATGAGGAGAGAGAGGAAAACATACAGTTGGATGATCTGGAAGGTGCTGTTCTAATGGTGACTGATGGGAATCAAATATTGATTCAGCAAGGAATATTAGAAGACGAGAATGAGAATTCAAACCAAGAATATGTTTATTCCGCGCTTAGATACAGTACGGAAGAGGACAGCGACGATGCAAGGAAATGA
- the LOC139992585 gene encoding uncharacterized protein isoform X3: MFLVTYQSKAFSSKGHLSLHARIHVGAGDVIGEKVLTDDHTSYKRPYQCDLCHKSYSTAKHRWGHVSTTHRGHPAVTCGYCSRIYSTRTNLEEHIKSRHAGLPAPTEVPLNNAYRPESRYQCNACGKVCTDAMELNLHGRICTEGQRLDLSGKNEISDNKVADSSEASSIGSDDDGKDYRSAEAKLAKNPQLTILKQALTKGDSLKRDFEDKFTTNCKPKKLPRTEHTDFQHTKKWYCESCPQCFTSVNDLKEHEATHDADKPFICLLCKKDFFLKSSLSRHIQTLHGVDPCPMVESDKCLKKIVSHNWNESMDVDSYEGKTSSEFPLSPDTNAENEDDHESGQENLIEIETVFVCEICTRDFNDRASLWLHIRATHKEFAAFACGVCLKICADNTQLLNHVNMYHGGSKLLLSEQRRYSCTICGRQHDSRKKLIAHVSIHNVDPNYDPATFVQLNSNYYGENINGNETAEQMLDYEEDSDKVDCYICYKSFPNEDHLIRHQRNAHRSEQLVLAGDPLNPSSLNGGGNRAQYHLFFVCELCGSSHPSKWERWLHVSSSHGNESAIKCDREDCGKIFATKSLRNEHIQHHAIQGSSPNTCEICGKLWGSRVDYWKHVMGVHSDTVPLICGVCLKVFPNVLQLSTHVRSKHWPLTNGDFSCDICGRPYSNKSKMSRHRKIHGFEESCENGAENSENKVEGRMRETELSCELCADLKFTSLEKLCNHRRIVHGLFPCDLCNKCYGRTSHLWKHVNRVHKGHEDVTCPYCMKTSASKDHLAAHISKIHRYEPDSRKDGKDSRQFKTEEVSLHYCEKCNKGFHKRYLLRRHMKGCQNYRKDPGALLTRCRACERIFKDRASLQKHIENHHSTYTCHLCNETITSKLGIMTHNRVKHMDHPDLTCNFGSCRKLFRTKEDLEAHRKDHKYHTTPNVCDFCGDTVENKLKLKMHVLSLHRNEIGVSCGVCLIPMKDPKELKNHVEEVHSSVLSRPNTCQVCGKQYASKWKAFDHTKKCHGKVFRTCKQCLAVFTEDSAIRDHYETIHNIPKDQLAAFEHRLDIGSKNEDFGIESPDIIVKEEPEDLEYEIDMCDEDSSDSKRRRSLTDTYDCEMCPEMFVNSDALSKHYRNMHNTDPERMFKRLKQDEQRRMRGKLNFSCKNCRRQFCTKTLYWNHVATCRRNIRKGEENLSLRNDMLSSQEEFLKNNNQIKKEEPTSDLNIPDFNLFEDINFQLSGQRPLPNLMPLTQRAKSSMKCSRKDSRKVYDESTNTECACEVCGKQWPAKKHLWQHLIRFHRAEAAVTCGVCLKLCKDYDDLAEHLKAAHEAILSTEGNNFTCKICGRYHNARSKLLLHTSIHIGHPGTSTWCPKCRKNITDEAAHSTTCNTKTEEGEQIMKNNEKAEGSLIADDAIIEEVEEGDFESEAEEEEADTEESESGSSTEAEEEHETEDESRATGEITYNSESEDSEELDNLEIDEKNMEHYPSKHLPESKSTETKKHDANLSDDDGPPVLSPMMPLLPENMSVEQPISHKLGPIVPLTEKDVCDLSEIRNRTSPKSMNLYEKRLSNNEPLELESEAFANRSDEDFEDTKNESDENTTEENEDNEEIEENDGIELNEDEDVEPGDNEEIEKNGDSELVEDNEENEENEDIEEMEENERNEGIDESEEHEENEEEDVEETDEENEEREENIQLDDLEGAVLMVTDGNQILIQQGILEDENENSNQEYVYSALRYSTEEDSDDARK, from the exons ATGTTTCTAGTAACTTATCAGAG CAAAGCATTTAGTTCAAAGGGTCATTTGTCCTTGCATGCACGCATTCATGTTGGTGCCGGTGATGTGATTGGTGAAAAAGTTCTTACGGATGATCATACATCATATAAAAGGCCCTATCAGTGTGATCTCTGTCATAAATCATACTCCACTGCAAAACATCGTTGGGGTCATGTATCTACAACTCATAG AGGCCATCCGGCAGTGACATGTGGTTATTGTTCCCGTATCTACTCTACCCGAACAAATTTGGAAGAACATATAAAATCACGTCATGCTGGTCTTCCAGCACCTACGGAGGTTCCGCTGAACAATGCCTATCGGCCAGAAAGTAGATATCAATGCAATGCTTGTGGGAAGGTTTGCACGGATGCTATGGAATTGAATCTTCATGGTAGGATATGTACCGAAGGACAGAGATTAGATCTTTCAGGAAAAAACGAGATTAGCGATAATAAAGTTGCGGATAGTTCGGAAGCTTCAAGCATTGGAAGTGATGACGATGGCAAAGATTATAG aagtGCGGAAGCTAAATTAGCGAAAAATCctcaattaacaattttaaaacaaGCATTAACGAAAGGAGATAGCCTTAAGCGAGATTTTGAAGACAAATTTACTACAAATTGCAAACCAAAAAAATTACCGAGAACAG AGCATACTGACTTTCAACATACTAAGAAATGGTATTGTGAATCGTGTCCCCAATGTTTTACTTCAGTTAATGATTTAAAAGAACACGAAGCAACTCACGATGCGGATAAGCCATTTATTTGTCTTTTATGTAAAAAAGACTTTTTTCTGAAATCTTCTTTAAGCAGGCATATTCAAACATTACACGGAGTTGATCCATGTCCTATGGTGGAAAGTGATAAGTGTctaaagaaaattgtttcacaTAATTGGAATGAATCTATGGATGTCGATTCGTATGAGGGTAAAACCTCTTCTGAATTTCCATTGTCTCCAGAT ACAAATGCAGAAAATGAGGACGACCATGAGAGTGGACAAGAAAATCTCATTGAAATTGAAACTGTGTTTGTTTGTGAAATTTGTACTCGTGATTTTAATGACCGTGCGTCTCTTTGGCTTCATATTCGTGCTACTCACAAAGAATTTGCGGCATTTGCATGTGgtgtttgtttaaaaatttgtgcGGACAACACACAACTTTTGAACCATGTAAATATGTACCACGGCGGCTCGAAATTACTACTTTCCGAACAAAGAAG GTATAGTTGTACCATTTGTGGTAGGCAACATGATTccagaaaaaaattaattgctcATGTATCCATACATAATGTGGATCCAAATTATGATCCTGCTACCTTTGTTCAGttaaatagtaattattaCGGAGAGAACATCAACGGTAACGAAACTGCAGAACAAATGCTTGACTACGAAGAGGATAGCGATAAAGTGGActgttatatttgttataaatcgTTTCCTAATGAAGATCATTTAATacgacatcaaagaaatgcgcACAGA TCGGAACAATTAGTGCTAGCAGGAGATCCATTAAACCCTTCGAGTTTAAATGGTGGTGGTAACAGAGCTCAATATCATCTCTTTTTCGTTTGTGAACTTTGTGGAAGTTCACATCCTAGTAAATGGGAACGTTGGCTACATGTTAGTTCGTCTCATGGCAATGAATCAGCGATAAAATGTGATCGTGAAGATTGCGGTAAAATTTTTGCTACAAAATCTCTCAGAAACGAACATATTCAGCATCACGCGATTCAAGGTTCATCCCCAAATACTTGTGAAATTTGTGGTAAACTTTGGGGTAGTAGGGTTGATTATTGGAAGCATGTTATGGGCGTTCATTCGGATACTGTTCCATTAATTTGTGGTGTCTGCTTAAAAGTGTTTCCAAATGTTTTGCAACTGAGTACTCATGTAAGATCGAAACATTGGCCATTAACGAACGGTGACTTTAGCTGTGACATCTGTGGTAGACCATATTCGAATAAGTCTAAAATGTCCAGACATAGAAAAATCCATGGTTTTGAGGAAAGCTGTGAAAATGGGGCTGAAAATAGCGAGAATAAAGTAGAGGGACGAATGAGGGAAACAGAATTAAGTTGCGAGCTTTGTGCAGATTTGAAGTTTACCAGTTTAGAGAAATTATGTAATCATAGACGAATCGTTCATGGACTTTTCCCTTGCGATCTCTGTAATAAATGCTATGGAAGAACTTCACATTTATGGAAACATGTAAACAGAGTTCACAAAGGTCATGAAGATGTAACTTGCCCTTATTGTATGAAAACTAGTGCTTCAAAAGATCATTTAGCAGCGcacatttcaaaaattcataGATACGAACCTGACTCTAGAAAAGATGGGAAAGATAGTAGACAATTTAAAACCGAAGAAGTTAGTTTACATTATTgcgaaaaatgtaataaaggGTTTCACAAGCGGTATCTATTGCGTAGACATATGAAAGGATGCCAGAATTACAGGAAAGACCCTGGAGCATTATTAACAAGATGCAGAGCAtgtgaaagaatatttaaagatcgTGCCAGTTTACAAAAGCATATCGAGAATCATCATAGTACATACACGTGTCATCTTTGTAACGAAACAATTACCTCAAAATTAGGCATTATGACACATAACAGGGTGAAGCATATGGATCATCCAGATTTAACTTGCAATTTTGGATCTTGTAGGAAATTATTCAGAACTAAAGAAGATTTAGAAGCCCATAGAAAAGATCACAA ATATCATACCACTCCTAACGTTTGTGATTTCTGCGGTGATACCGTTGAAAATAAACTGAAGTTAAAAATGCACGTTTTATCTCTTCATCGCAATGAAATTGGTGTATCTTGCGGAGTGTGTTTAATACCAATGAAAGATCCGAAAGAACTTAAAAATCACGTAGAAGAAGTTCATTCCAGCGTTCTTTCAAGACCCAATACGTGTCAAGTTTGTGGGAAACAATACGCTTCAAAATGGAAAGCGTTTGATCATACTAAAAAATGCCATGGAAAAGTATTTAGGACTTGCAAACAATGTCTAGCTGTTTTCACCGAAGATTCTGCAATTAGAGATCATTATGAAACAATACATAATATACCCAAAGATCAACTTGCAGCATTTGAACATAGATTAGATATTGGGTCGAAAAACGAAGATTTTGGAATAGAG TCTCCTGATATAATAGTGAAAGAAGAACCAGAGGATTTAGAATATGAAATAGATATGTGCGATGAAGATTCTAGTGACTCAAAAAGGAGAAGGTCCTTAACGGATACCTACGATTGTGAAATGTGTCCAGAAATGTTTGTAAACAGCGATGCACTTTCAAAACATTATCGTAACATGCACAATACCGATCCAGAAAGAAtgtttaaaagattaaaacagGATGAACAGAGAAGAATGCGTGGTAAACTGAATTTCTCTTGCAAGAATTGTAGGCGACAATTTTGCACTAAAACATTATATTGGAACCATGTTGCAACTTGCAGGCGAAATATACGAAAAGGA GAGGAAAATTTATCTTTACGAAATGACATGTTAAGTAGCCAAGAAGAATTTTTGAAgaataataatcaaattaaGAAAGAGGAGCCTACATCAGATTTAAATATTCCTGACTTCAATCTTTTTGaggatataaattttcaactgTCTGGTCAGAGACCTCTCCCGAATCTTATGCCACTCACTCAGAG GGCGAAATCTTCAATGAAATGTTCAAGAAAGGATTCCAGGAAAGTTTATGATGAATCAACAAATACAGAATGTGCTTGCGAAGTGTGTGGAAAACAATGGCCAGCAAAGAAACATTTATGGCAACATTTAATTCGTTTCCATCGAGCGGAAGCAGCAGTCACTTGTGGAGTGTGCTTGAAACTTTGTAAAGATTATGATGATTTGGCAGAACATTTGAAAGCTGCACACGAAGCGATATTGTCAACCgaaggaaataattttacatgtaAAATTTGCGGCAG GTATCACAATGCTCGTAGTAAATTGTTATTACACACAAGTATTCACATCGGCCATCCAGGTACTAGTACTTGGTGTCCAAAATGTCGGAAAAATATTACCGATGAAGCTGCACATTCGACTACGTGTAATACGAAGACGGAAGAAGGAGaacaaataatgaaaaataatgaaaaagcgGAG GGAAGTCTAATAGCCGATGATGCGATAATTGAAGAAGTGGAAGAAGGGGATTTTGAATCtgaagcagaagaagaagaagcagataCAGAAGAGTCGGAAAGTGGTAGTAGTACCGAAGCCGAAGAAGAACATGAAACGGAAGATGAATCTAGAGCAACCGGAGAAATTACTTACAATTCAGAGAGTGAGGATTCGGAAGAACTGGATAATTTAGAAATCGATGAAAAGAACATGGAGCATTATCCTTCGAAACATCTTCCAGAATCCAAAAGTACAG AAACAAAGAAACACGATGCAAATTTATCGGATGATGATGGACCTCCTGTTCTCAGTCCCATGATGCCTCTGCTTCCTGAGAATATGTCTGTAGAACAGCCGATAAGTCATAAACTAGGCCCTATAGTGCCTCTAACTGAGAAAGACGTGTGCGATTTATCAGAGATTCGAAATCGAACCTCCCCGAAATCTATGAATCTATATGAAAAACGTTTATCTAATAACGAACCTCTAGAGTTGGAATCTGAAGCATTTGCAAATCGAAGCGATGAAGATTTTGAGGATACGAAGAACGAATCTGATGAAAACACCACCGAAGAGAACGAGGATAACGAGGAGATCGAGGAAAACGATGGAATAGAATTAAACGAAGACGAAGATGTAGAACCTGGAGATAACGaggaaattgagaaaaatgGGGACAGTGAACTGGTTGAAGATAACGAAGAGAACGAGGAAAACGAAGACattgaagaaatggaagagaacgaaagaaacgaaggaatcGATGAGTCAGAAGAACacgaagaaaacgaggaagaagaTGTTGAAGAGACAGACGAGGAAAATGAGGAGAGAGAGGAAAACATACAGTTGGATGATCTGGAAGGTGCTGTTCTAATGGTGACTGATGGGAATCAAATATTGATTCAGCAAGGAATATTAGAAGACGAGAATGAGAATTCAAACCAAGAATATGTTTATTCCGCGCTTAGATACAGTACGGAAGAGGACAGCGACGATGCAAGGAAATGA